In Nocardia sp. NBC_00403, the DNA window CGCATCGGTTTTCAAAAGCTCGGTGAGCGCCGCCATATCGGCGTTCTCGAACGCGGCCGCGTACCGGTCGAGCACCGCACGCACTGCCGGATCGTCGGGCTCGGCGATATCGGCCGTTGCCAAAGGCAGTTGCCGCAGGGTGGCGTGCGCGCGCTGCAACGTGCTGTTGACCGCGGTGACACTCACCTCCAGCAGTTCCGCCACCTCGGATGCTTTCCAGCGCAGCACATCCCGCAGGATCAGCACCGCGCGCTGACGTGGCGGCAGATACTGCCACACGGCGATCAACGCCAGCCGCATTCCTTCGCGAGCGGCAACGATCGCGGCCGGATCCGACGACTCGGGTTCGATGCGGACATCCGGCATCGGCTGTAGCCACGGGATCTCGTTCGAGAGGAACGGCGCGGTCTCCGGATCATCCGACGGCCCCGACAACCCCGACGGCAGCACGCGCCTACTGCTGTGCTGCAGCGCGTTGAGGCAGGCGTTGGTGGCAATCCGATACAGCCACGTCCGCATCGACGCCCGCCCCTCGAAATCGCCATAGGCGCGCCAGGCCCGCAGCATCGTCTCCTGCACCAGATCCTCGGCGTCGTCCACCGAGCCGACC includes these proteins:
- a CDS encoding sigma-70 family RNA polymerase sigma factor; amino-acid sequence: MVDIDEFAVHTAQYRRELLAHCYRMVGSVDDAEDLVQETMLRAWRAYGDFEGRASMRTWLYRIATNACLNALQHSSRRVLPSGLSGPSDDPETAPFLSNEIPWLQPMPDVRIEPESSDPAAIVAAREGMRLALIAVWQYLPPRQRAVLILRDVLRWKASEVAELLEVSVTAVNSTLQRAHATLRQLPLATADIAEPDDPAVRAVLDRYAAAFENADMAALTELLKTDAVMEMPPIREWFRGNLRIVRLIATRCPTRAGEVQMVRTAANGQPAFGFYVRGEAHSIHVLTATPTGIERIVSFHDSGLFEGFDLPKSLL